One genomic window of Ctenopharyngodon idella isolate HZGC_01 chromosome 18, HZGC01, whole genome shotgun sequence includes the following:
- the LOC127500114 gene encoding uncharacterized protein LOC127500114, translated as MASVSNVSLSLSAGEDTFELHAVQLELEAVERQIRTLLEKQAELREWRTALETSRADAHQSSVSLQRDINIPASSTPCASLHRARAPRTRSSQPSFTPAPSHQGPWVLQQRKARARPRTRTSPPPPPPVFEVSTRNRFSPLREAERDAVVIGDSIVRHVHATTTKGKVRSHCFPGARVLDVSAQVPAILNGAESIGAVVLHVGVNDTRLRQTEVLKQDFRSLIETVRATSPATRIIVSGPLPTYRRGHERFSRLFALNEWLMSWCTEQKLLFINNWNLFWERPRLFRADGLHPSKIGADLLSENISKTLRTV; from the coding sequence ATGGCGAGCGTATCGAATGTGTCTCTATctttgagtgcaggtgaggacacGTTCGAGCTGCATGCGGTGCAGTTGGAGCTGGAGGCCGTGGAACGACAGATCCGGACCCTTCTGGAGAAGCAGGCCGAGCTACGGGAGTGGCGAACCGCGCTGGAAACATCCCGTGCTGACGCTCACCAATCCTCGGTAAGTTTGCAGCGCGATATTAACATTCCTGCTTCCTCTACGCCGTGTGCTTCTCTGCACAGGGCCCGAGCACCCAGAACGCGTTCATCCCAGCCCTCGTTCACTCCGGCGCCGTCACACCAGGGACCTTGGGTTCTTCAGCAACGGAAGGCGCGAGCCAGGCCTCGGACCAGGACCTCTCCCCCTCCCCCGCCCCCGGTCTTCGAGGTCTCGACGAGGAACCGCTTCTCCCCTCTTCGCGAGGCAGAACGCGACGCCGTGGTCATCGGAGACTCCATCGTCCGTCACGTCCACGCTACAACAACCAAAGGTAAGGTGCGCAGTCACTGTTTTCCTGGTGCTCGTGTTCTCGATGTCTCTGCGCAGGTTCCCGCGATCCTGAATGGCGCTGAGAGCATCGGAGCTGTTGTTCTGCACGTGGGGGTGAACGACACCAGGCTGCGGCAGACGGAGGTACTGAAGCAGGACTTCAGGAGCCTGATCGAGACGGTACGAGCCACATCGCCCGCGACGAGGATCATCGTGTCCGGACCGCTTCCGACGTACCGACGTGGACATGAAAGGTTcagtagattatttgctttaaatgaatggttaatgtcttggtgtactgaacagaagctgctctttataaataattggaatcttttctgggagcgacctaggctcttccgtgctgatggcctgcaccccagcaaaatcggagctgatcttctgtcggagaacatctccaagacgcttcgcaccgtatga